CGAAGATATAGCCAAAATGCTGACGGCTGTTGTACCCTAAATGAAATGCCATATCTGTAATACTCATGTTGCTGTTGTTTAGCAGGAAGGCAGCATGTTCCATACGTAATTTGTTTACATAAGCAATAATGCCGCAATTAAATTGTTTCGAAAACAGGGTTTGAAGATAGCTATGGTTTATCCCTGTATATTCTGCAATCATTTCAACATTCAGATCCTCATACAGGTGCTCATTAATATACTTCTGAGCTTTCCTTAAGTGCAGGCTGCCCAGATAATGACTGTCCTGTCCTATGTTTCTTGTAAACTCCACAAGCATACGGAAAAATAGAATCCGGAGCAGGAACTGATCACTTGATTTTTTCTTCTCAAGTTCTGAAATGAGATCTTTAAGAGCATAACCAACCTTACCATTATCATTAAGAACAAGAAAATCCTCTTTTCTGTCAATAAACCCCCGGTAGGTTTCACTGTTGTTCAGCATCTCATTTAAATCGATTCCTCCTTTATTTGGGCTGCATAGGAATTCCAGATTTAAAATTGTACATGGAGTACCTGATTTAATATATAAACAATGAGACACATTCTGATCAAGAAATATAAACTGATTTTTCTTTAGAGTTATCATTTCTTTTTTTGCAGAAACAACACAGTTTCCGGAGACAACATACATTATTTCGCACCGGTTATGAGTGTGAGGAGGCATATGAAATTCAGTAAGATTTAAGGCATAAAACGCTTCAGGTCTAGCATAGCGGTTATTAATATTATATATACTCATATTTACCACCTATTATATACCGTTTATGATTATTAATACTTGTGCACGTCCTGACTAAATAATAATTTATAAACAGAATTAATGCAACAATTTATTGCATTTAATAAGATGTGTTTTTATTTTTTACACATTTGAGATACAGATAAAGTATATTTATTTACAATAGGTATAGACTTTTGCAGGTTGACTGATTATAGTAGCCTGTATACTGTTCAAATACAACAAAATATAACAGGAGTGAGAGTATGAGTTTTAAAGTTGCTTTTATAGGAGCGGGAAGTCTTGTGTTTACGAGAACACTGTTTACAGACATAATGTCGGTTCCTGAATTCAGGGATATTAAAATTGCATTTACCGACATTAACGGAGATAATCTTCAAAAGGTGGCGGAATTGTGCCAGAGAGATCTTGAGGCCAATGGTATCACTACTAAAATCCAGGCTACCACTGACAGGCGGGAGGCTTTCAAGGATGCAAAATATATTGTGAATTGTGTTCGTATAGGAGGCCTGGAAGCTTTTGAAACAGATATAGACATACCGTTAAAATACGGTGTTGACCAATGTGTGGGAGATACTCTCTGTACAGGTGGGATTATGTATGGACAGCGTGTTATAGCCGCAATGTTGGATTTTTGTAAAGACATAAGAGAAGTTTCGGCACCCGGAGCAATTCTGCTGAACTACTCAAATCCTAATGCTATGGCAACCTGGGCCTGCAACAAGTACGGTGGAGTTCGCACCATAGGGCTTTGCCACGGTGAAATTCATGGCGAGGATCAGATTGCCCAGGTGCTGGGAATACCAAGAAACGAACTTGACATCATCTGTGCTGGTATAAACCACCAAACGTGGTATATTTCAGTAAAACACAAGGGAAAAGAGCTGTTGGACAAAATACTTCCCGGATTTGAGGCACACCCCAAGTTCAGCGAGGAAGAAAAGGTCAGAATTGATGTACTAAAGCGCTTTGGTTACTATTCC
This genomic stretch from Ruminiclostridium cellulolyticum H10 harbors:
- a CDS encoding AraC family transcriptional regulator; protein product: MSIYNINNRYARPEAFYALNLTEFHMPPHTHNRCEIMYVVSGNCVVSAKKEMITLKKNQFIFLDQNVSHCLYIKSGTPCTILNLEFLCSPNKGGIDLNEMLNNSETYRGFIDRKEDFLVLNDNGKVGYALKDLISELEKKKSSDQFLLRILFFRMLVEFTRNIGQDSHYLGSLHLRKAQKYINEHLYEDLNVEMIAEYTGINHSYLQTLFSKQFNCGIIAYVNKLRMEHAAFLLNNSNMSITDMAFHLGYNSRQHFGYIFEKHYNMSPQQYRKLKGQNIKADTGGGQWYADENGHFKNQVLLKRISN
- a CDS encoding alpha-glucosidase/alpha-galactosidase, whose translation is MSFKVAFIGAGSLVFTRTLFTDIMSVPEFRDIKIAFTDINGDNLQKVAELCQRDLEANGITTKIQATTDRREAFKDAKYIVNCVRIGGLEAFETDIDIPLKYGVDQCVGDTLCTGGIMYGQRVIAAMLDFCKDIREVSAPGAILLNYSNPNAMATWACNKYGGVRTIGLCHGEIHGEDQIAQVLGIPRNELDIICAGINHQTWYISVKHKGKELLDKILPGFEAHPKFSEEEKVRIDVLKRFGYYSTESNGHLSEYVAWYRKRPQEIMKWINLDSWINGETGGYLRITREERNWFETDYPKILAEPPKKYDGSSRGREHCSYIIESLETGRKYRGHFNVMNEGCITNLPYESVVEVPCYVDGNGISVPKVGDLPLGCAAVCSQSIWVQRLAVEAAVSGNVTLLKQAALMDPLTGAVCNPPEIWQMIDEMLIAQEKWLPQYVEGIKAAKERFAKGNLIPINEGYRGAVRQRVKTPSEVAAERESRSITAD